One stretch of Centroberyx gerrardi isolate f3 chromosome 13, fCenGer3.hap1.cur.20231027, whole genome shotgun sequence DNA includes these proteins:
- the LOC139915882 gene encoding enhancer of polycomb homolog 1-like isoform X2 translates to MVIPVPEAESNIAYYESLYPGDFKMPKQLIHIQPFSLDTEQPDYDLDSDDEAFVIKLKKKMEISFLQFEEMIDRLEKGSGQQLVSLPEAKLLLKEDDELIKEVFDYWSRKRKCCKGSSLIPNVKQEKRDGSSTSDPYVAFRRRTEKMQTRKNRKNDEASYEKMLKLRRDLSRAVTILEMIKRREKSKRELLHLTLEIFEKRNVMSDFGGEVMAEVLAQRALVRPQIIPLVPLTNQYRHQDHMDLKDYKSKPEKTEVPRQKRKYEKKQKVLPLSSGAPHHPGPVVFNAKDLNQYDFPSSDDEPFSQLHSGSSEAEEENDPDGAYAFRRKAGCQYYATRQERVGSWPWCGPREGGLADARYRYSLTTLTVPRRCLGMARRRVGRGGRVLLDRAHTDYDNVFHGLDPEMLDLPLPPSLPPTTTLCSPAADKFASTSETNTSDRSSSSFNSSPSCSSPSSTDLSQILLNIKACRWRHFRPRTLPLHELDNAHPLFRRLSRGLKRPVSASAFGGQPGGTHPPGRVAPAPAPVAAFTAEQYQQHQEQLALMQKQQLEQIQQQQQANSTATANSTQGLVSKTLDQASAQFAASALVTTDQLLALKTKEELVLGGGVNGVLSPSGVYKGLHLPSTASPSPAAPAPPATIPSPAFLHPGTTTTSATSNNNGTAHPANTSTNSTTTNTATTQVLLGNNNSLRLGVPTAKRAHAPRTLSAAVSTSALKLAAAAAATANCQKPKVTAASASPLDIVPRENHDQDKPALNSLSENTVAMEVT, encoded by the exons ATGGTCATCCCGGTCCCCGAGGCGGAGAGCAACATCGCCTACTACGAGTCCCTCTACCCCGGGGACTTCAAGATGCCAAAGCAGCTAATTCACATACAGC CTTTCAGCCTGGACACAGAGCAGCCCGACTACGACCTGGACTCGGACGACGAGGCCTTCGTCATCaagctgaagaagaagatggagatcAGCTTCCTGCAGTTTGAGGAGATGATCGACCGGCTGGAGAAAGGCAGCGGACAGCAG CTGGTGAGCCTCCCGGAGGCCAAACTGCTCCTGAAGGAGGACGACGAGCTCATCAAGGAGGTCTTCGACTACTGGAGCCGCAAGAGGAAATGCTGCAAGGGCAGCTCGCTCATCCCCAACGTCAAGCAGGAGAAGCGGGACGGCTCCAGCACCAGCGACCCTTACGTGGCCTTCCGACGACGCACCGAGAAGATGCAGACCAGGAAG AACCGTAAGAATGACGAGGCGTCGTATGAGAAGATGCTGAAGCTGCGCAGGGATCTGAGCCGAGCCGTCACCATCCTGGAAATGAtcaagaggagggagaagagcaagagagagctgCTGCACCTCACACTGGAGATCTTCGAGAAGAG AAACGTCATGTCAGACTTCGGCGGTGAGGTAATGGCGGAGGTGCTGGCCCAGCGGGCGCTTGTGAGGCCACAGATCATTCCCCTGGTCCCCCTCACCAACCAGTACCGACACCAGGACCACATGGACCTCAAGGACTACAAGTCCAAG ccCGAGAAGACGGAAGTCCCCCGGCAGAAGAGGAAGTACGAGAAGAAGCAGAAGGTGCTGCCTCTGTCGTCGGGCGCCCCCCACCACCCGGGTCCCGTCGTCTTCAATGCCAAGGACCTCAACCAGTACGACTTCCCCAGCTCCGACGACGAGCCCTTCtcccag CTGCACTCGGGCTCAtcagaagcagaggaggagaacgaCCCAGACGGTGCCTACGCTTTCCGCAGGAAGGCAGGCTGCCAATACTACGCT ACGCGTCAGGAGCGTGTGGGTAGCTGGCCGTGGTGCGGACCCCGGGAGGGCGGTTTGGCAGACGCCCGCTACCGCTACAGCCTCACCACGCTCACCGTGCCGCGGCGCTGCCTGGGCATGGCCCGGCGACGCGTGGGACGAGGGGGCAG ggTGCTGCTGGACAGGGCGCACACGGACTACGACAACGTTTTCCACGGACTGGATCCAGAAATGCTCGAcctgcctcttcctccctctcttcctcctacaACTACTTTGTGCTCGCCCGCCGCCGACAAGTTTGCCAGTACCTCAGAAACAAATACCTCGGACAgaagctcctcctccttcaactcctctccttcctgttcctctccctcctccacggACCTCAGTCAGATACTGTTGAATATAAAGGCGTGCCGATGGAGGCACTTTAGGCCGCGGACACTACCACTACATGAGCTGGACAATGCCCACCCGCTTTTCAGGAGGCTGAGCCGGGGCCTGAAGCGCCCAGTCTCCGCCTCCGCATTTGGGGGCCAGCCCGGCGGCACCCACCCCCCGGGCAGGGTGGCCCCCGCGCCCGCACCCGTCGCTG CTTTCACGGCCGAACAGTACCAGCAGCATCAGGAGCAGCTGGCCCTGATGCAGAAACAGCAGCTGGAGCAAatccagcagcaacagcaagcCAACAGCACCGCCACTGCCAACAGCACACAG ggTCTGGTGTCGAAGACGTTAGACCAGGCCAGCGCTCAGTTTGCCGCCTCGGCCCTGGTCACCACCGACCAGCTGCTGGCCCTCAAGACCAAGGAGGAGCTGGTCCTGGGAGGCGGAGTCAACGGCGTCCTCTCCCCCTCAG GTGTCTACAAGGGCTTGCACCTCCCGAGCACAGCGTCCCCGTCCCCCGCCGCCCCGGCCCCGCCCGCCACTATCCCAAGCCCCGCCTTCCTCCACCCcggcaccaccaccacctccgcCACCAGTAACAACAACGGCACCGCCCACCCCGCCAACACCTCCACCAACAGCACTACCACTAACACCGCCACCACTCAGGTCCTGCTGGGAAACAACAACAGCCTCCGTCTGGGCGTTCCCACCGCCAAGCGCGCCCACGCCCCCCGGACGCTTAGCGCCGCCGTGTCGACGTCCGCCTTAAAGCTCGCCGCCGCGGCCGCTGCTACCGCCAACTGTCAGAAACCCAAGGTCACCGCAGCCTCGGCCTCGCCGCTGGACATAGTGCCCag GGAGAATCACGATCAAGACAAGCCAGCACTGAACAGTCTATCAGAGAACACAGTGGCCATGGAAGTTACGTAG
- the LOC139915882 gene encoding enhancer of polycomb homolog 1-like isoform X1, which yields MSKLSFRARALDASKPLPVFRCEDLPDLHEYASINRAVPQMPTGMEKEEESEHHLQRAISAQQVYGEKRDNMVIPVPEAESNIAYYESLYPGDFKMPKQLIHIQPFSLDTEQPDYDLDSDDEAFVIKLKKKMEISFLQFEEMIDRLEKGSGQQLVSLPEAKLLLKEDDELIKEVFDYWSRKRKCCKGSSLIPNVKQEKRDGSSTSDPYVAFRRRTEKMQTRKNRKNDEASYEKMLKLRRDLSRAVTILEMIKRREKSKRELLHLTLEIFEKRNVMSDFGGEVMAEVLAQRALVRPQIIPLVPLTNQYRHQDHMDLKDYKSKPEKTEVPRQKRKYEKKQKVLPLSSGAPHHPGPVVFNAKDLNQYDFPSSDDEPFSQLHSGSSEAEEENDPDGAYAFRRKAGCQYYATRQERVGSWPWCGPREGGLADARYRYSLTTLTVPRRCLGMARRRVGRGGRVLLDRAHTDYDNVFHGLDPEMLDLPLPPSLPPTTTLCSPAADKFASTSETNTSDRSSSSFNSSPSCSSPSSTDLSQILLNIKACRWRHFRPRTLPLHELDNAHPLFRRLSRGLKRPVSASAFGGQPGGTHPPGRVAPAPAPVAAFTAEQYQQHQEQLALMQKQQLEQIQQQQQANSTATANSTQGLVSKTLDQASAQFAASALVTTDQLLALKTKEELVLGGGVNGVLSPSGVYKGLHLPSTASPSPAAPAPPATIPSPAFLHPGTTTTSATSNNNGTAHPANTSTNSTTTNTATTQVLLGNNNSLRLGVPTAKRAHAPRTLSAAVSTSALKLAAAAAATANCQKPKVTAASASPLDIVPRENHDQDKPALNSLSENTVAMEVT from the exons ATGAGTAAATTGTCGTTTCGGGCACGGGCGCTGGACGCTTCCAAGCCACTACCCGTCTTCCGTTGTGAGGATTTACCCGACCTACACGAATATGCATCCATTAACCGGGCAGTGCCGCAGATGCCTACGGGgatggagaaagaagaggaatcG gAACACCATCTCCAGCGGGCCATCTCGGCGCAGCAGGTGTACGGCGAGAAGCGGGACAACATGGTCATCCCGGTCCCCGAGGCGGAGAGCAACATCGCCTACTACGAGTCCCTCTACCCCGGGGACTTCAAGATGCCAAAGCAGCTAATTCACATACAGC CTTTCAGCCTGGACACAGAGCAGCCCGACTACGACCTGGACTCGGACGACGAGGCCTTCGTCATCaagctgaagaagaagatggagatcAGCTTCCTGCAGTTTGAGGAGATGATCGACCGGCTGGAGAAAGGCAGCGGACAGCAG CTGGTGAGCCTCCCGGAGGCCAAACTGCTCCTGAAGGAGGACGACGAGCTCATCAAGGAGGTCTTCGACTACTGGAGCCGCAAGAGGAAATGCTGCAAGGGCAGCTCGCTCATCCCCAACGTCAAGCAGGAGAAGCGGGACGGCTCCAGCACCAGCGACCCTTACGTGGCCTTCCGACGACGCACCGAGAAGATGCAGACCAGGAAG AACCGTAAGAATGACGAGGCGTCGTATGAGAAGATGCTGAAGCTGCGCAGGGATCTGAGCCGAGCCGTCACCATCCTGGAAATGAtcaagaggagggagaagagcaagagagagctgCTGCACCTCACACTGGAGATCTTCGAGAAGAG AAACGTCATGTCAGACTTCGGCGGTGAGGTAATGGCGGAGGTGCTGGCCCAGCGGGCGCTTGTGAGGCCACAGATCATTCCCCTGGTCCCCCTCACCAACCAGTACCGACACCAGGACCACATGGACCTCAAGGACTACAAGTCCAAG ccCGAGAAGACGGAAGTCCCCCGGCAGAAGAGGAAGTACGAGAAGAAGCAGAAGGTGCTGCCTCTGTCGTCGGGCGCCCCCCACCACCCGGGTCCCGTCGTCTTCAATGCCAAGGACCTCAACCAGTACGACTTCCCCAGCTCCGACGACGAGCCCTTCtcccag CTGCACTCGGGCTCAtcagaagcagaggaggagaacgaCCCAGACGGTGCCTACGCTTTCCGCAGGAAGGCAGGCTGCCAATACTACGCT ACGCGTCAGGAGCGTGTGGGTAGCTGGCCGTGGTGCGGACCCCGGGAGGGCGGTTTGGCAGACGCCCGCTACCGCTACAGCCTCACCACGCTCACCGTGCCGCGGCGCTGCCTGGGCATGGCCCGGCGACGCGTGGGACGAGGGGGCAG ggTGCTGCTGGACAGGGCGCACACGGACTACGACAACGTTTTCCACGGACTGGATCCAGAAATGCTCGAcctgcctcttcctccctctcttcctcctacaACTACTTTGTGCTCGCCCGCCGCCGACAAGTTTGCCAGTACCTCAGAAACAAATACCTCGGACAgaagctcctcctccttcaactcctctccttcctgttcctctccctcctccacggACCTCAGTCAGATACTGTTGAATATAAAGGCGTGCCGATGGAGGCACTTTAGGCCGCGGACACTACCACTACATGAGCTGGACAATGCCCACCCGCTTTTCAGGAGGCTGAGCCGGGGCCTGAAGCGCCCAGTCTCCGCCTCCGCATTTGGGGGCCAGCCCGGCGGCACCCACCCCCCGGGCAGGGTGGCCCCCGCGCCCGCACCCGTCGCTG CTTTCACGGCCGAACAGTACCAGCAGCATCAGGAGCAGCTGGCCCTGATGCAGAAACAGCAGCTGGAGCAAatccagcagcaacagcaagcCAACAGCACCGCCACTGCCAACAGCACACAG ggTCTGGTGTCGAAGACGTTAGACCAGGCCAGCGCTCAGTTTGCCGCCTCGGCCCTGGTCACCACCGACCAGCTGCTGGCCCTCAAGACCAAGGAGGAGCTGGTCCTGGGAGGCGGAGTCAACGGCGTCCTCTCCCCCTCAG GTGTCTACAAGGGCTTGCACCTCCCGAGCACAGCGTCCCCGTCCCCCGCCGCCCCGGCCCCGCCCGCCACTATCCCAAGCCCCGCCTTCCTCCACCCcggcaccaccaccacctccgcCACCAGTAACAACAACGGCACCGCCCACCCCGCCAACACCTCCACCAACAGCACTACCACTAACACCGCCACCACTCAGGTCCTGCTGGGAAACAACAACAGCCTCCGTCTGGGCGTTCCCACCGCCAAGCGCGCCCACGCCCCCCGGACGCTTAGCGCCGCCGTGTCGACGTCCGCCTTAAAGCTCGCCGCCGCGGCCGCTGCTACCGCCAACTGTCAGAAACCCAAGGTCACCGCAGCCTCGGCCTCGCCGCTGGACATAGTGCCCag GGAGAATCACGATCAAGACAAGCCAGCACTGAACAGTCTATCAGAGAACACAGTGGCCATGGAAGTTACGTAG
- the LOC139915882 gene encoding enhancer of polycomb homolog 1-like isoform X3 — protein sequence MSKLSFRARALDASKPLPVFRCEDLPDLHEYASINRAVPQMPTGMEKEEESEHHLQRAISAQQVYGEKRDNMVIPVPEAESNIAYYESLYPGDFKMPKQLIHIQPFSLDTEQPDYDLDSDDEAFVIKLKKKMEISFLQFEEMIDRLEKGSGQQLVSLPEAKLLLKEDDELIKEVFDYWSRKRKCCKGSSLIPNVKQEKRDGSSTSDPYVAFRRRTEKMQTRKNRKNDEASYEKMLKLRRDLSRAVTILEMIKRREKSKRELLHLTLEIFEKRNVMSDFGGEVMAEVLAQRALVRPQIIPLVPLTNQYRHQDHMDLKDYKSKPEKTEVPRQKRKYEKKQKVLPLSSGAPHHPGPVVFNAKDLNQYDFPSSDDEPFSQLHSGSSEAEEENDPDGAYAFRRKAGCQYYATRQERVGSWPWCGPREGGLADARYRYSLTTLTVPRRCLGMARRRVGRGGRVLLDRAHTDYDNVFHGLDPEMLDLPLPPSLPPTTTLCSPAADKFASTSETNTSDRSSSSFNSSPSCSSPSSTDLSQILLNIKACRWRHFRPRTLPLHELDNAHPLFRRLSRGLKRPVSASAFGGQPGGTHPPGRVAPAPAPVAAFTAEQYQQHQEQLALMQKQQLEQIQQQQQANSTATANSTQGLVSKTLDQASAQFAASALVTTDQLLALKTKEELVLGGGVNGVLSPSGRITIKTSQH from the exons ATGAGTAAATTGTCGTTTCGGGCACGGGCGCTGGACGCTTCCAAGCCACTACCCGTCTTCCGTTGTGAGGATTTACCCGACCTACACGAATATGCATCCATTAACCGGGCAGTGCCGCAGATGCCTACGGGgatggagaaagaagaggaatcG gAACACCATCTCCAGCGGGCCATCTCGGCGCAGCAGGTGTACGGCGAGAAGCGGGACAACATGGTCATCCCGGTCCCCGAGGCGGAGAGCAACATCGCCTACTACGAGTCCCTCTACCCCGGGGACTTCAAGATGCCAAAGCAGCTAATTCACATACAGC CTTTCAGCCTGGACACAGAGCAGCCCGACTACGACCTGGACTCGGACGACGAGGCCTTCGTCATCaagctgaagaagaagatggagatcAGCTTCCTGCAGTTTGAGGAGATGATCGACCGGCTGGAGAAAGGCAGCGGACAGCAG CTGGTGAGCCTCCCGGAGGCCAAACTGCTCCTGAAGGAGGACGACGAGCTCATCAAGGAGGTCTTCGACTACTGGAGCCGCAAGAGGAAATGCTGCAAGGGCAGCTCGCTCATCCCCAACGTCAAGCAGGAGAAGCGGGACGGCTCCAGCACCAGCGACCCTTACGTGGCCTTCCGACGACGCACCGAGAAGATGCAGACCAGGAAG AACCGTAAGAATGACGAGGCGTCGTATGAGAAGATGCTGAAGCTGCGCAGGGATCTGAGCCGAGCCGTCACCATCCTGGAAATGAtcaagaggagggagaagagcaagagagagctgCTGCACCTCACACTGGAGATCTTCGAGAAGAG AAACGTCATGTCAGACTTCGGCGGTGAGGTAATGGCGGAGGTGCTGGCCCAGCGGGCGCTTGTGAGGCCACAGATCATTCCCCTGGTCCCCCTCACCAACCAGTACCGACACCAGGACCACATGGACCTCAAGGACTACAAGTCCAAG ccCGAGAAGACGGAAGTCCCCCGGCAGAAGAGGAAGTACGAGAAGAAGCAGAAGGTGCTGCCTCTGTCGTCGGGCGCCCCCCACCACCCGGGTCCCGTCGTCTTCAATGCCAAGGACCTCAACCAGTACGACTTCCCCAGCTCCGACGACGAGCCCTTCtcccag CTGCACTCGGGCTCAtcagaagcagaggaggagaacgaCCCAGACGGTGCCTACGCTTTCCGCAGGAAGGCAGGCTGCCAATACTACGCT ACGCGTCAGGAGCGTGTGGGTAGCTGGCCGTGGTGCGGACCCCGGGAGGGCGGTTTGGCAGACGCCCGCTACCGCTACAGCCTCACCACGCTCACCGTGCCGCGGCGCTGCCTGGGCATGGCCCGGCGACGCGTGGGACGAGGGGGCAG ggTGCTGCTGGACAGGGCGCACACGGACTACGACAACGTTTTCCACGGACTGGATCCAGAAATGCTCGAcctgcctcttcctccctctcttcctcctacaACTACTTTGTGCTCGCCCGCCGCCGACAAGTTTGCCAGTACCTCAGAAACAAATACCTCGGACAgaagctcctcctccttcaactcctctccttcctgttcctctccctcctccacggACCTCAGTCAGATACTGTTGAATATAAAGGCGTGCCGATGGAGGCACTTTAGGCCGCGGACACTACCACTACATGAGCTGGACAATGCCCACCCGCTTTTCAGGAGGCTGAGCCGGGGCCTGAAGCGCCCAGTCTCCGCCTCCGCATTTGGGGGCCAGCCCGGCGGCACCCACCCCCCGGGCAGGGTGGCCCCCGCGCCCGCACCCGTCGCTG CTTTCACGGCCGAACAGTACCAGCAGCATCAGGAGCAGCTGGCCCTGATGCAGAAACAGCAGCTGGAGCAAatccagcagcaacagcaagcCAACAGCACCGCCACTGCCAACAGCACACAG ggTCTGGTGTCGAAGACGTTAGACCAGGCCAGCGCTCAGTTTGCCGCCTCGGCCCTGGTCACCACCGACCAGCTGCTGGCCCTCAAGACCAAGGAGGAGCTGGTCCTGGGAGGCGGAGTCAACGGCGTCCTCTCCCCCTCAG GGAGAATCACGATCAAGACAAGCCAGCACTGA